A DNA window from Deltaproteobacteria bacterium contains the following coding sequences:
- a CDS encoding response regulator, with protein sequence MAGISQPGSALGSRILVVDDYLDIRILLERTIRRDGHQVLVAADAESAMDMLASNPVDVVLTDVELPDQNGLELTRSIKQAYPDTEVIVVTGHATMEVVARALHLGAFDYISKPFNDLALVRAAVNRALEKLSLRQQIDEQVVELKGQIEERRAVEAQLVQAREKAELAVEAKSLFLASMSHEIRTPMNGVIGMTDLLLRTELSERQRRFIETIRRSGDALLTIIDDILDWSKIEAGKLNLQSIDFDLKRTVDDVTELLSNQARPKGLLLEVDIAPTVPTALNGDPGRLRQILTNLLGNAIKFTDEGSVRIEVSIREESDNDALVYFGVVDSGVGISQENQDKLFQSFVQVDGSYTRQHGGTGLGLAISRQLSELMGGTIGVKSEIGTGSTFWFTTRLQKQIGSGQGLSSAELKLDRHRILIIDGDENTRSLLTELLQSWGISTGSAASGKEGLQTLERAHQEGAPFDTVLLDLQLPGIDGLEIARRVKSSENLQGTNLITLTSVTQRGHGNQVYEAGIVGYLPKPVRAFELHEALYELDSLRAQHGNDFPLITRHSIAENKVAQKSIERILIAEDNIVNQEVTREMVEELGYESVVVENGQEALEQELTGLYCAILMDCHMPEMNGFEATQAIRERAGSHNRIPIIALTAAAMAEDKQKAMEAGMDDYLSKPVRPDTLKTMLHKWTSAPGSDDKASFEPALLDSSKKRGKIQLEIFIAQLEIFIEIIGAAYEAGNAKGLSSEGKALERSGAEIGSPKIINLARDLQLVAASTKLDVVQSVIDDLKETCGELTEHCQTVSAH encoded by the coding sequence ATGGCAGGAATTTCGCAACCGGGGAGTGCTTTAGGAAGCAGAATCCTCGTTGTAGATGACTATCTCGACATACGTATTCTTCTGGAACGAACAATCCGGAGAGACGGTCACCAAGTGCTCGTAGCCGCTGATGCTGAGAGCGCAATGGATATGCTCGCAAGCAATCCCGTGGATGTCGTTCTCACAGACGTTGAACTCCCGGATCAAAACGGGCTTGAGTTAACTCGCTCCATCAAGCAGGCATACCCTGATACAGAAGTCATCGTCGTCACCGGTCACGCAACCATGGAAGTTGTTGCCCGCGCACTTCACCTTGGAGCATTCGACTACATCTCAAAGCCATTCAACGACTTGGCCCTCGTCCGAGCTGCCGTCAACCGTGCTCTCGAAAAACTAAGCCTACGTCAACAGATTGATGAACAAGTCGTTGAGCTTAAAGGTCAGATTGAAGAGCGCAGGGCTGTAGAAGCGCAACTCGTTCAAGCGAGAGAAAAAGCTGAGTTGGCCGTAGAAGCCAAGAGCCTCTTCCTCGCAAGTATGAGTCACGAAATTAGAACGCCCATGAACGGCGTGATTGGCATGACCGACCTCTTATTGCGAACAGAGTTATCGGAAAGGCAACGTCGCTTCATCGAAACCATACGTCGCTCCGGAGACGCACTGCTGACCATCATTGATGACATCTTAGATTGGTCAAAAATTGAAGCCGGTAAACTTAACCTACAATCCATCGACTTTGACCTTAAGCGAACCGTTGATGACGTAACTGAACTGCTAAGCAATCAAGCACGCCCAAAAGGCTTACTCTTAGAAGTCGATATTGCTCCAACTGTTCCGACTGCCCTCAATGGAGATCCCGGTAGACTCCGTCAGATTCTCACGAACCTCTTAGGTAACGCGATTAAATTTACCGATGAAGGATCCGTTCGCATTGAGGTTAGTATCCGGGAAGAGTCCGACAACGATGCGTTGGTGTATTTTGGTGTTGTTGATAGCGGCGTGGGTATTAGCCAGGAAAACCAAGACAAGCTCTTCCAATCATTTGTTCAAGTGGACGGTAGCTACACCCGGCAGCATGGCGGAACTGGATTGGGGCTGGCCATCAGCCGCCAACTCTCAGAACTGATGGGTGGTACCATCGGGGTGAAAAGCGAAATAGGAACCGGAAGTACCTTCTGGTTTACCACCCGGCTTCAAAAACAAATCGGCTCTGGACAAGGTCTATCATCAGCCGAGTTAAAGCTCGACCGTCATAGGATTCTCATTATAGACGGCGACGAAAATACTCGAAGCCTACTTACTGAGCTTCTACAAAGTTGGGGTATTTCCACAGGCAGCGCGGCCAGTGGTAAAGAAGGTCTCCAGACCTTAGAACGGGCTCACCAAGAAGGTGCACCATTTGATACTGTGTTGCTTGATCTGCAGCTTCCAGGCATCGACGGTCTTGAAATTGCCCGGCGCGTGAAATCATCCGAAAATCTTCAAGGCACCAATCTCATCACGCTCACCTCCGTTACGCAGCGGGGTCACGGTAATCAGGTCTATGAAGCAGGCATCGTTGGCTACTTACCCAAGCCGGTCCGTGCTTTTGAGCTACATGAAGCACTCTACGAACTCGACTCCTTACGTGCGCAGCATGGAAATGATTTCCCGCTGATCACCCGTCATAGCATCGCCGAAAATAAAGTGGCTCAAAAAAGTATCGAACGCATTTTAATTGCTGAAGACAATATTGTGAATCAAGAAGTCACCCGTGAAATGGTAGAAGAACTCGGCTACGAGTCTGTGGTCGTCGAAAACGGACAGGAAGCGTTAGAACAAGAACTCACCGGACTCTACTGTGCTATCCTCATGGACTGTCATATGCCGGAGATGAATGGTTTTGAAGCAACTCAAGCCATACGTGAACGAGCAGGTTCTCATAACCGGATTCCTATCATCGCGCTCACCGCAGCGGCTATGGCTGAAGATAAACAAAAAGCGATGGAAGCGGGCATGGATGATTACCTGTCCAAGCCAGTTCGACCCGATACTCTCAAAACAATGCTTCACAAGTGGACATCAGCACCGGGCTCCGATGATAAGGCCAGCTTTGAACCTGCTCTGCTTGACTCATCCAAAAAACGGGGAAAGATTCAACTTGAGATCTTCATTGCGCAACTTGAAATTTTCATTGAGATCATTGGGGCCGCCTATGAAGCGGGTAATGCAAAAGGGCTAAGTTCCGAAGGGAAAGCATTGGAGCGCAGTGGAGCAGAAATTGGCTCACCCAAGATTATCAACCTGGCTCGAGACCTACAATTGGTAGCTGCATCGACGAAATTAGATGTGGTTCAATCGGTAATTGATGATTTAAAAGAGACGTGCGGCGAGCTCACCGAGCATTGCCAAACCGTCAGCGCTCACTAA